One genomic region from Deltaproteobacteria bacterium encodes:
- a CDS encoding outer membrane lipoprotein-sorting protein, translating into MKFRFPVFLLVVVLGVSLASAALAEMSAFEIAKKSINLEKSKTRVASYKMSVINERGKSRTYAFKVLEKDFAGGSKKMIRFSEPSDANGTGLLTFEKQGADDQQWLFLPSRKSVRQLAAADKSDQFMGSDLFVEDMGTISAEDYEHAILKEEDVDGFPCWVVESKPKAGISTAYARSVFYIDKQNFAGRKAELYDKSGKLIKTIHATVVEKVGEWWTIKTLEVQTPDKKTKTLLELTAVEYDKDIPDTTFTTQSLERY; encoded by the coding sequence ATGAAATTCCGATTCCCGGTTTTCCTGCTCGTCGTCGTCCTCGGTGTGTCGCTCGCGAGCGCCGCCCTCGCCGAAATGTCCGCGTTCGAGATCGCCAAGAAGAGCATCAACCTCGAAAAGTCCAAGACCCGCGTCGCCTCGTACAAGATGAGCGTCATCAACGAGCGCGGTAAGAGCCGCACCTATGCCTTCAAGGTGCTGGAGAAGGATTTCGCGGGTGGGTCGAAAAAGATGATCCGCTTCTCCGAACCGTCCGATGCGAACGGCACGGGCCTGCTGACGTTCGAAAAGCAGGGCGCGGACGACCAGCAGTGGCTCTTCCTGCCGTCGCGCAAGAGCGTCCGCCAGCTCGCCGCCGCGGACAAGTCGGACCAGTTCATGGGCTCCGACCTGTTCGTCGAGGACATGGGCACGATCTCCGCCGAGGACTACGAGCACGCGATCCTGAAGGAAGAAGACGTCGACGGATTTCCGTGCTGGGTCGTCGAATCCAAGCCCAAGGCCGGCATCAGCACGGCCTACGCGCGGAGCGTGTTCTACATCGACAAGCAGAACTTCGCCGGGCGCAAAGCCGAGCTGTACGACAAGAGCGGAAAACTCATCAAGACCATCCACGCGACGGTCGTGGAGAAGGTCGGCGAGTGGTGGACGATCAAGACGCTCGAGGTGCAGACGCCCGACAAAAAGACGAAGACGCTGCTCGAGCTGACCGCGGTGGAGTACGACAAGGACATTCCCGACACCACCTTCACCACGCAGTCGCTGGAACGCTACTAG
- a CDS encoding SRPBCC family protein, whose protein sequence is MKTRLGTAIIAALVAVGTAGIVAQMAWAAADFVPVPSLDKYLTPENVKKLEDGDIIKDTVLSSDAAKGDKGRGIGFVYIKAKPDKIQAAVHDFGTYPSWMPNVKTTKVTNKTAERVDVEFMLSIMGNEIQYTTIHKVNSDGTIQWRLDDAKPKKNVSDSVGAWVFKPHGEGTIVAYVIDVDTGMSVPKIIQNFLTNQSLKSVLKALRDRVGG, encoded by the coding sequence ATGAAGACGAGGTTGGGGACGGCGATCATCGCGGCGCTGGTCGCGGTGGGAACGGCGGGGATCGTGGCGCAGATGGCGTGGGCGGCGGCGGACTTCGTGCCCGTGCCGAGCCTGGACAAGTATCTGACGCCCGAGAACGTCAAGAAGCTCGAGGACGGCGACATCATCAAGGACACGGTCCTGTCGAGCGACGCCGCGAAGGGCGACAAGGGCCGGGGCATCGGCTTCGTTTACATCAAGGCCAAACCCGACAAGATCCAGGCGGCGGTCCACGACTTCGGCACCTACCCGAGCTGGATGCCCAACGTGAAAACGACGAAGGTCACGAACAAGACCGCCGAGCGCGTCGATGTCGAGTTCATGCTCTCGATCATGGGCAACGAGATCCAGTACACGACGATCCACAAGGTCAATTCCGACGGCACGATCCAGTGGCGGCTCGACGACGCGAAGCCGAAGAAGAACGTGTCGGATTCGGTGGGCGCGTGGGTCTTCAAACCACACGGCGAAGGCACGATCGTCGCCTACGTCATCGATGTGGACACCGGCATGTCGGTGCCCAAGATCATTCAGAATTTCCTGACGAATCAGAGCCTCAAGAGCGTGCTCAAGGCGCTGCGCGACCGCGTCGGCGGCTGA
- a CDS encoding RND family transporter, protein MKFLALFVTSRPRLVIAATLLITAFFGWQLRTLTIDNEVKNFLPDEQEDKQNYMRMDELFKGEIVAFVGLSVEPGGPFRDVFDPKVLAIVQELTDWLKTVEIQDARERWAWVKAEEATPAPTGRERMTRVCTPEQLAALDAQPIPEDLDGYVKVWQCNEPGTWALDDVVSLATMKTIGDRALPPGLDGQTPHQLAIEDLWETVPTTTEEADAAREKIRSWSMYANNVVSPDLTSTMVVVFLPTGISIKYEEELQRILDAHIAEIDRTDDGIAFAAGGLPLVNVWIGRYLLGDLRLLIPFVLLVILVVLILSFRKAMGVVLPILNVLIATIWTVGFVALVGKPLSLITSSLPTLIIAVGSAYAIHVIHHYLETRRGGRSHEDSIRRTITHVGMAVVMAGLTTVGGFMSLTTTTVIPIRDFGFFAAFGTFASLFIALTFIPAVIRLMKRTNVEPEASAVSEVPSTATPTLFDRLLGRLSDMTLHHRGAVGAGIIVIVVAGVALANRIEVTSNVVKYFPSDSPIRMSDDFLNEHFGGTNVFSLVLDGGADDYWKNPENLRKLEALVAHVSETHPDVGSAISMIDYIKKMNMALEYDNPAEYRIPETQQAVADCLFLFSQKSDSLESLTDFEFRRARVAFKTRDGQTAAMFRLKTDVDHWIRDDWPEMYVTKERRLTPVQRVAEIFGFLPPSSFSVSERYYFSGMNNLRMIVDRMIVISQIRSLAFSLLAVWILATIIFRSFVGGLLSVLPTVIAVLINFATMALLGIPLDIGTSIASAVAIGCGIDYAIHFINRFLIEIRASKNAEVAVRRTHLTTAKAIIFNATAVAFGYFVLLASNFTPIKRLGLLTGVAMFTASFAALIVLPTLLVTIKPRFVRKAEFESEDADEISRPDAARVSK, encoded by the coding sequence GATCGTCCAGGAACTGACGGATTGGTTGAAGACGGTCGAGATCCAGGACGCGCGCGAACGCTGGGCGTGGGTGAAGGCCGAGGAGGCGACACCCGCGCCGACGGGACGCGAGCGCATGACGCGCGTCTGCACGCCGGAGCAGCTCGCGGCACTCGACGCCCAGCCCATTCCGGAAGACCTCGATGGCTACGTGAAAGTCTGGCAGTGCAACGAGCCAGGCACCTGGGCGCTCGACGACGTGGTCAGCCTCGCCACCATGAAGACCATCGGCGACCGCGCCCTGCCCCCCGGACTCGACGGCCAGACCCCGCATCAACTGGCGATCGAGGACCTGTGGGAAACTGTTCCGACAACGACCGAAGAAGCGGACGCCGCCCGCGAGAAGATCCGATCGTGGTCGATGTACGCCAACAACGTCGTCAGTCCGGATCTGACCTCGACGATGGTCGTCGTGTTTCTCCCGACCGGCATCTCCATCAAATATGAAGAGGAACTTCAGCGCATTCTCGACGCCCACATCGCCGAGATCGATCGGACCGACGACGGCATCGCATTCGCCGCGGGCGGACTCCCGCTCGTCAACGTTTGGATCGGCCGCTACCTCCTCGGCGATCTCCGGCTCCTCATCCCCTTCGTCCTGCTCGTCATCCTCGTCGTGCTGATCCTCAGCTTTCGCAAGGCGATGGGCGTCGTGCTCCCCATCCTCAACGTGCTCATCGCGACCATCTGGACGGTCGGGTTCGTCGCCCTCGTGGGCAAGCCGCTTTCGCTGATCACCAGTTCGCTGCCCACGCTCATCATCGCGGTCGGGAGCGCCTACGCGATCCACGTGATTCATCACTATCTGGAAACGCGGCGCGGCGGTCGATCGCACGAAGACAGCATCCGCCGGACGATCACGCACGTCGGCATGGCGGTCGTCATGGCCGGCCTCACGACCGTCGGCGGATTCATGTCCCTCACCACGACGACCGTGATTCCGATCCGCGATTTCGGATTCTTCGCGGCGTTCGGCACCTTTGCTTCGCTCTTCATTGCCCTCACGTTCATCCCCGCCGTCATCCGCCTGATGAAGCGCACGAACGTAGAACCCGAAGCCTCGGCCGTTTCCGAGGTGCCGTCCACGGCGACGCCCACGCTCTTCGACCGGTTGCTCGGCCGCCTGTCCGATATGACGCTTCACCACCGCGGCGCGGTCGGCGCGGGGATCATCGTCATCGTCGTCGCCGGGGTAGCCCTCGCGAATCGGATCGAGGTCACGAGCAACGTCGTGAAGTATTTCCCGTCCGACAGCCCGATCCGTATGTCCGACGACTTCCTGAACGAGCATTTCGGCGGCACCAACGTCTTCTCGCTCGTGCTCGACGGCGGCGCCGACGACTACTGGAAGAATCCCGAGAACCTGAGAAAGCTCGAGGCGCTGGTCGCTCACGTCTCCGAGACGCATCCCGATGTCGGCAGCGCCATTTCCATGATCGACTACATCAAGAAAATGAACATGGCCCTGGAGTACGACAACCCGGCCGAGTACCGAATCCCGGAAACCCAGCAGGCCGTCGCCGACTGTCTGTTTCTCTTCTCGCAAAAGAGCGACTCGCTGGAGTCGCTGACGGACTTCGAATTCCGCCGCGCGCGCGTCGCCTTCAAGACGCGCGACGGCCAGACGGCCGCGATGTTCCGTCTGAAGACCGACGTCGATCATTGGATCCGCGACGACTGGCCCGAAATGTACGTGACGAAGGAGCGCCGCCTCACCCCGGTCCAGCGTGTCGCGGAGATCTTCGGATTCCTGCCGCCGTCGTCGTTCTCGGTGAGCGAGCGATACTATTTTTCCGGGATGAACAACCTGCGCATGATCGTCGATCGAATGATCGTGATCTCGCAGATCCGATCCCTCGCCTTTTCGCTGCTCGCCGTCTGGATCCTCGCGACCATCATCTTTCGCAGCTTCGTCGGCGGCCTGCTGTCCGTTCTTCCGACGGTCATCGCCGTGCTCATCAACTTCGCGACCATGGCGCTTCTGGGAATTCCCCTCGACATCGGCACGTCGATCGCCTCGGCCGTCGCCATCGGATGCGGCATCGACTACGCGATCCATTTCATCAACCGGTTCCTGATCGAGATCCGCGCGTCGAAAAACGCCGAGGTCGCGGTGCGTCGAACGCATTTGACCACCGCCAAGGCGATCATCTTCAACGCGACGGCCGTGGCGTTCGGCTACTTCGTGTTGCTCGCGTCCAACTTCACGCCGATCAAGCGGCTCGGCCTGCTCACCGGCGTCGCCATGTTCACCGCCAGCTTCGCCGCCCTGATCGTGCTGCCGACGCTGCTGGTCACGATCAAGCCTCGTTTTGTGCGCAAGGCCGAGTTCGAGTCCGAAGACGCCGACGAAATTTCCCGGCCCGACGCCGCGAGGGTTTCCAAGTGA